One window of the Alligator mississippiensis isolate rAllMis1 chromosome 5, rAllMis1, whole genome shotgun sequence genome contains the following:
- the POLD1 gene encoding DNA polymerase delta catalytic subunit isoform X7, with the protein MPGATQGPVPVLRMFGVTKAGNSVCCHIHGFAPYFYVPAPSGFQAQHLGEFQRELNGAVLRDMRSNKDGLSQAVLAVELCSKESMYGYHGQRLMPFLKVVMALPRLIAPAKRLLEQGLRCGTLGLHGFQAYEANIDFEIRFMVDRDIVGCNWIELPPGTYQLRTELASGEASKDNPAKASLCQLEVDVAWTDFVSHPPEGEWQGIAPLRVLSFDIECAGRKGIFPEPDKDPVIQIANMVLRQGEKDPFVRNVFTLQGCAPIVGSQVLCFQREAELLKAWAEFIRIVDPDIITGYNIQNFDLPYLLQRAQVLKVSTFPFLGRIPGRKSVIRDSSFQSKQMGRRENKVINTEGRVQFDLLQVLLRDYKLRSYTLNAVSYHFLQEQKEDVQHSIITDLQNGTDQTRRRLAVYCLKDTYLPLRLLEKLMCVINYMEMARVTGVPLGYLLARGQQVKVVSQLLRQAMKQDLVMPVVKSEGGEDYAGATVIEPLKGYYDMPIATLDFSSLYPSIMMAHNLCYTTLLQTGAPERYGLASEDFIRTPTGDLFVKASMRKGLLPEILENLLAARKRAKAELQRETDPFKRQVLDGRQLALKVSANSVYGFTGAQVGKLPCLEISQSVTGFGRQMIEKTKQLVESKYTIANGYCADAKVVYGDTDSVMCRLGVASVAEAMEIGREAAAWVSSHFTPPIKLEFEKVYFPYLLISKKRYAGLYFSSSAQVHDKMDCKGIETVRRDNCPLVANLISTCLQKLLIDRDPAGAVAHAKEVISDLLCNRVDISQLVITKELTRTAHEYTGHQAHVELAQSPRLLLLPPPLSRMRRRDPGSAPNLGDRVPYVIISAAKGVAAYMKSEDPIYVLENNIPIDTQYYLEQQLAKPLLRIFEPILGEGKAESVLLKGEHTRCKTVLTSKVGGLMAFATKRSTCIGCRAVLPHHGAVCKFCLDRQSELYQKEISHLSSLEEKFARLWTQCQRCQGSLHEDVLCTSRDCPIFYMRKKVQKDLDDQECLVARFGPPTW; encoded by the exons ATGCCAGGTGCCACACAGGGCCCAGTGCCCGTGCTCCGTATGTTTGGTGTCACTAAGGCTGGCAACAGTGTATGTTGCCACATCCATGGCTTTGCCCCCTACTTCTATGTGCCTGCCCCCAGTG GCTTCCAGGCCCAGCACCTGGGTGAGTTCCAGCGGGAGCTGAACGGGGCTGTGCTGCGGGACATGCGCTCCAACAAGgatgggctgagccaggctgtgtTGGCCGTGGAGCTGTGCAGCAAGGAGA GCATGTACGGGTACCATGGGCAACGGCTCATGCCCTTCCTGAAGGTAGTGATGGCTCTTCCCCGGCTCATCGCCCCTGCCAAGcggctgctggagcagggcctGCGCTGCGGGACCCTCGGCCTACATGGCTTCCAGGCCTACGAGGCCAACATCGACTTTGAGATCAG GTTCATGGTGGACCGGGATATCGTGGGCTGTAACTGGATAGAGCTTCCTCCTGGCACATACCAGCTGCGCACAGAGCTGGCCTCAGGGGAGGCCTCCAAGGACAATCCAGCAAAG GCATCTCTCTGCCAGCTGGAAGTGGATGTGGCCTGGACAGACTTTGTGAGCCACCCCCCTGAGGGCGAGTGGCAGGGCATTGCACCTCTGCGTGTGCTCAGCTTTGACATAGAGTGTGCTGGGCGCAAAG gAATCTTCCCAGAGCCAGACAAAGATCCCGTGATCCAGATCGCTAACATGGTGCTGCGGCAGGGGGAGAAAGACCCCTTTGTGCGCAATGTCTTCACCCTGCAGGGCTGCGCCCCCATTGTAGGCTCCCAGGTGCTCTGCTTCCAGAGAGAGGCCGAGCTCCTAAAG GCCTGGGCTGAGTTCATTCGCATTGTGGACCCTGACATCATTACGGGCTACAACATCCAGAACTTTGACCTGCCCTACCTGCTCCAGCGTGCCCAGGTCCTCAAG gTCTCGACGTTCCCTTTCCTCGGCCGGATTCCAGGTCGCAAGTCTGTCATCAGGGACTCATCCTTCCAGTCTAAGCAGATGGGGCGGCGTGAGAACAAGGTTATCAACACTGAGGGACGAGTCCAATTTGACTTGCTACAG gtgctgctgcGGGACTACAAGTTGCGTTCCTACACCCTCAACGCTGTGAGCTACCACTTCCTGCAAGAGCAGAAGGAGGACGTGCAACACTCCATCATCACTGACCTGCAG AATGGGACGGACCAGACCCGGCGCCGCTTGGCCGTGTACTGCCTGAAAGACACCTACCTGCCCTTGCGGCTGCTGGAGAAGCTGATGTGTGTCATCAACTACATGGAGATGGCCCGGGTCACTGGTGTTCCCCTTGGCTACCTGCTTGCCCGTGGCCAGCAGGTCAAGGTGGTGTCGCAGCTCCTGCGCCAG GCCATGAAGCAGGACCTAGTGATGCCTGTGGTGAAATCGGAAGGGGGTGAAGACTATGCAGGCGCCACTGTTATTGAGCCACTGAAGGG gtATTATGATATGCCTATTGCCACGCTAGACTTCTCCTCCCTGTACCCATCCATCATGATGGCCCACAACCTCTGCTACACCACCCTGCTGCAGACAGGAGCGCCAGAGCGCTATGG CTTGGCCTCCGAAGACTTCATCCGCACCCCAACGGGCGACCTCTTCGTTAAGGCCTCGATGCGCAAGGGGCTGCTCCCTGAAATCCTGGAGAACCTGCTGGCTGCCCGCAAGAG GGCCAAGGCCGAGCTGCAGCGTGAGACAGACCCCTTCAAGCGCCAGGTGCTGGATGGGCGGCAGCTGGCACTCAAGGTCAGCGCCAACTCCGTGTATGGCttcactggagcccaggtgggcaAGCTGCCCTGCCTGGAGATCTCCCAG AGCGTGACCGGTTTTGGGCGCCAGATGATTGAAAAGACTAAGCAGCTGGTGGAGTCCAAATACACCATTGCTAATGGGTACTGTGCTGATGCCAAG GTGGTGTATGGAGACACGGACTCAGTGATGTGTCGCCTTGGCGTGGCATCGGTGGCCGAGGCCATGGAGATTGGGCGGGAGGCAGCCGCCTGGGTTTCCAGCCACTTCACGCCCCCCATCAAGCTGGAGTTTGAGAAA GTGTACTTCCCCTACCTGCTGATCAGCAAGAAGCGCTATGCGGGGCTGTACTTCTCGTCCAGCGCCCAGGTGCATGACAAGATGGACTGCAAGGGCATCGAGACCGTGCGCCGTGACAACTGCCCCTTGGTGGCCAACCTCATTAGCacctgcctgcagaagctcctCATTGACAG GGACCCGGCAGGTGCAGTGGCCCATGCCAAGGAGGTGATCTCGGATCTGTTGTGTAACCGGGTGGACATCTCCCAACTGGTGATCACCAAGGAGCTGACCCGCACAGCGCATGAGTACACTGGCCACCAGGCCCATGTGGAGCTGGCCCAGAG CCCTcggctccttctccttcccccacctctttCCAGGATGCGGCGGCGGGACCCTGGCAGTGCCCCCAACCTGGGCGACCGGGTGCCCTATGTTATCATCAGCGCTGCCAAGGGGGTGGCAGCCTACATGAAATCCGAG GACCCCATCTATGTGCTGGAGAACAACATCCCAATCGACACACAGTACTACCTGGAGCAGCAGCTTGCCAAGCCCCTGCTCCGCATCTTTGAGCCCATCCTGGGAGAGGGCAAGGCCGAGAGTGTCCTGCTCA AGGGGGAGCACACACGCTGCAAGACAGTCCTCACCTCCAAGGTGGGGGGGCTCATGGCTTTTGCCACCAAGCGCAGCACCTGCATTGGCTGCCGGGCTGTCCTGCCCCACCATG GCGCAGTGTGCAAGTTCTGCCTGGACCGGCAGTCTGAGCTGTACCAGAAGGAG ATCTCCCATCTTTCTTCACTGGAAGAGAAGTTTGCCCGGCTCTGGACCCAGTGCCAGCggtgccagggcagcctgcaTGAAGATGTGCTGTGCACCAG CCGCGACTGCCCCATCTTCTACATGCGCAAGAAGGTGCAGAAGGACTTAGATGACCAGGAGTGCCTGGTGGCACGGTTTGGGCCCCCTACATGGTga